One Pseudobutyrivibrio xylanivorans genomic window, TGCAAGAACTGCCTCTGCCTCGGCGATAACAGCCTCTGCAAACTCAACGATATCATCAGTCTTGCCAGCCATTTCAACTGCCTTATCAGCAGCGCCGCGAGCTACAGTAAGGATTGTTCCTTCCTTTGGCTGCATAACTGCCTTGTAAGCTGTCTGGACAGCCTTCTCAAATGCCTCACTTAAAATCTCAACAGTAACCTCGTCATGCGCTCCCATGACCTTTGTAAGACCTCTGAAGAGCTGAGATAAAATAACACCAGAGTTACCTCTTGCACCTCTAAGTGAACCAGAAGAAATTGCCTTAGCAACTGTCTTCATATCTGCATTTTCAAGCTCCGCAACAGCATTGGCTGCTGACATAATAGTCATACACATATTTGTACCTGTATCACCATCTGGTACAGGGAATACGTTTAATTCATTAATCCATTCTTTCTTAGCCTCGAGATTCTTAGCTCCTGAAAGAAACATCTTTGCTAACAAAGACGCATCGATTGTTTGGATCTCCACTTAATATTTCCTCCTTAGTCAATAACCCTAACGCCTTCGACGTAGATATTGATTGTATCAACAGTTAATCCAGTAAAAGACGATACCTTGTATTTTACTGTTTCTATAAGGTTTTCTGCAACAGCCTCAATGCTGACACCGTATGAAACAATAACATGAAAATCTAAAGAAATTGCATTGTTCTCATTTATATCTACACTAATACCATGATTAAGGTAGTCTTTCTTAAGTAGCTTTACTAAGCCATCCTTCATATTTACAGCTGCCATTCCAACAATGCCGAAGCATTCAACCGCAACTGATCCAGCATAGGTTGCAATAACATCTGTGTCGATAACGATTTTACCAAGTGCTGTTTCCATTTGACCTTGCATAACCTACCTCCAAATTCGCATATTTTTTCATGATAAAAGATTATACACTAATTAGTGCAAAAATAAAAGTCACCCTTTCGAGTGACTTTCACAATATCGTGTAAGATTAAGCACGCTCAACCTTGCCAGAACGTAAACAAGAAGTACATACATATAACTTCTTAGGTGTTCCATTCACATTACACTTAACGGACTTCACATTAGACTTCCACATATGATTGGATCTTCTATGAGAATGGCTCACATTGTTACCGAAATGAGCGCCTTTTCCACAAACTGCACATTTTGCCATGATTGCACCTCCTTGTAAAATATTTCAAAAACCAAGTGTGCGACTTAACGCAACAAATGGATTATAGCAAAGCAATTTATAAAATGCAATGATTTTTTCTTAAATAAATCATGAAATTAATTATTTTTCGAAATAAGCGTTGAAAACCTTGGCTGCAAGGGGCGCCGCATACTTACTTCCATAGCCCGCTCCTTCCATAATTACAGCAATAGCTAGCTTTTTACCATTGTTATCCGTTGCATAAC contains:
- the rpmB gene encoding 50S ribosomal protein L28; protein product: MAKCAVCGKGAHFGNNVSHSHRRSNHMWKSNVKSVKCNVNGTPKKLYVCTSCLRSGKVERA
- a CDS encoding Asp23/Gls24 family envelope stress response protein; protein product: MQGQMETALGKIVIDTDVIATYAGSVAVECFGIVGMAAVNMKDGLVKLLKKDYLNHGISVDINENNAISLDFHVIVSYGVSIEAVAENLIETVKYKVSSFTGLTVDTINIYVEGVRVID